The Geotoga petraea region ATAGTAATAAGGGTCATTAGGATCATCAACAGAATAAATCTTATTAAATAACTCATATAAATCTGAATCAGAAAACTTGGAACCTGAAATAGTGAAAGAAAATCCTCGTCTATTAGAATTAGAACTATTAAAAAAACTCAAACTAAAAAACAACCTATTATTATAATAAAAAGTACTCTTTTTAATCTCAAAAAAATTCAACAAAAAACTCATAGAAAGCCCGTACTCTTTGTACTTATTAATTAAGAAATACCAGGCAACAAAAGAAAAGTCAGTAGAAAAAACTATTTGAGATTTTTTTTTAGAATCTCGTTTTGTTCTCTAAGAAGTTGTATTTCTAATTCCTTTTCTAAAAGACTCTTTTCATATCTGGTAAGTTTTCTTTTAATAGAAGAAATATCTTCATTAGAGTTATTAGACTTTTCAACACCAGCTTTATCGTATATAACGGGTGGGACCTTAGAAAAGTCAGAAATAATAGATTTAGATCTACCTTTTCTAGTTTTAAAAACGTTATCGTCATATCCAGATTCTTCATACTTTTTGACCCATTTAGTCAATGTACTAGAAGAAACATGATATTCTTCAGATATTTCAGCATATGTTTTTTCTGTATTTAAATAATCTTTAACAACATCTAACTTAAATTCTGATGGATAACTTGTTCCTTTTCTCATGTCTAATCACCTCTTATTTTTATTTTAGCACTTTATACTTCTTTGTCCAATTTCTCTTAGGGGTGATTATGATCAGAATAAAGAAGAAAGAACAACTACATGAAATCCAAGGGTTGGTAATACCTGGCGGAGAAAGTACTACACTGAATAAATTAATAAAAATATATGGTTTTGTTGATCCAATAATAAAATTTTCAAAAGAAAAACCTATATGGGTAACTTGTGCTGGTTTGATAATATTATCAAGAAAATATTTGAATTTAATTGATATAGAGGTTCAAAGAAATGCTTTTGGTAGACAAAGTAGTAGTTTTATAGAAAAAGACTATATACCAAAAATATCTACAAATAAAATTGAAATGGTCTTTATAAGAGCACCGGTAATAACAAAAATTGGCTCTGAAGTGAATATATTGAAAAAGATAGAAGGTAAAATAGTTGCAGCAGAAACAGAAAATATTTTAGTAACTTCTTTTCATCCTGAACTTACAAAACTATTAGATGTTCACAAATATTTCGTTAAAAAAGTTAAAAAGGGATTGAAGAGAGTATAATTAAAATGTGATTAATATGAAAAATACTAAAATAATAAAAAATTTATTTTTAGATTTATTAGGAAAAATAAATAGAAATATAGATGATTTTCTTCACGATGAAAATGAAGAAAGTATACATAAAATAAGAACAACCTCAAGAAGAATAGAAGTTTTGACATTATTTGAAAAAAATAGTAAAAAATAATCAAATTATGAAAATAATAATGAAAAAAACTAATGATTATAGGGACTATCAAATACTAAAAACATATTTCAGAAAATATAATATAGAATATTTTATTGATTTCAAAAATAAAGATGAACTAATAAATTATATAAAAAATATTGATTTACCAAAAAAATTTGATATAGAAAATAAAAACTGGAATAATGAAATTGATAAAACCATAAAATACAACATAAAAAAAATTAATAAGATTTTTTTTAAAGATAAGACCTTATATGGTTTACACAGAATAAGAGTTAAAGTTAAAAAAATTAGATATAATTTTGAAGCAAAATTATTATTCGATAAAAAAACAAACTTCACTATGAAAAAATGATATTAATAACTAAAAAAACACAAGATTTATTAGGAAAAATAAATGATCTAAAGAATTTTATTCATTATTCAAATGATCAAAAAATAGAATTACCAAATAAAGTTTTTATAGATTTAAAAAATACTTATTATAAAAGTGATGAACTAATAAAAATATTTTTCGTTGAAAATAAAGAAATATTTTAAAAAATAAACCAACAATGGAAATGGCTGCTGATATAGCTCATCATCATGAACATTATGATGGTTCAGGATACCCACTGAATTTAAAGGGTAACAATATCCCGCTTTGTGCTAGAATTGTTGCGATTGTTGATTTTATGATGCTTTAAGAAGTAAAAGGCCTTACAAAGAAACTTGGTGTCATTTAAAGGCGATTAAACAAATAAAAGAAGAATCAAAATCTCATTTTGATCCAGAGTTAGTAGAAGTATTTTTAGAAAATGAACAGGAAATTCTAAAAATAGCAAATGAATATAAAGATTAAAAAATGGCTGTATATTTTTATATAGAGTCTGTAAAATAAAGTGTGTAAAAACACCAAATTGGTAGTAAAAAACAAATGAAAAATGACAAAAAACGTCCCAACAAAAAATTAAAACAAGAAACTACTAAAATTATAACTCTAAAACTCATAAAAAATACACAAAGCAAAATGATAGTATATTAACAGTGAAAACTGCTTAGAATAAGTATTATTAAGTTTTTAGATTAGGATTAGAAGATATAGTCTTTAAGTCTA contains the following coding sequences:
- a CDS encoding transposase codes for the protein MRKGTSYPSEFKLDVVKDYLNTEKTYAEISEEYHVSSSTLTKWVKKYEESGYDDNVFKTRKGRSKSIISDFSKVPPVIYDKAGVEKSNNSNEDISSIKRKLTRYEKSLLEKELEIQLLREQNEILKKNLK
- the pdxT gene encoding pyridoxal 5'-phosphate synthase glutaminase subunit PdxT produces the protein MIRIKKKEQLHEIQGLVIPGGESTTLNKLIKIYGFVDPIIKFSKEKPIWVTCAGLIILSRKYLNLIDIEVQRNAFGRQSSSFIEKDYIPKISTNKIEMVFIRAPVITKIGSEVNILKKIEGKIVAAETENILVTSFHPELTKLLDVHKYFVKKVKKGLKRV
- a CDS encoding HD domain-containing phosphohydrolase is translated as MEMAADIAHHHEHYDGSGYPLNLKGNNIPLCARIVAIVDFMML